A window from Leptospira meyeri encodes these proteins:
- a CDS encoding alpha/beta hydrolase, with product MEKPLEYLVRKPKVSIENPPLLLLLHGVGSNEEDLFSLSNYLPESLLVVSVRGPLILGTGSYGWYEVLFTTGQPKINLEQEAESRKLLLQFLEYLKTNYQFDESNVWIGGFSQGAIMSYSIGLLHPEKVKGIIALSGRLLEENKIQVKVSEKVLGKKIFISHGTNDRVLSVEYARSVKGYLESIGLHPRYQEYEEGHSINREMLKDLIQWLEVELGNHN from the coding sequence ATGGAAAAGCCATTAGAGTATTTAGTCCGCAAACCAAAAGTTTCTATAGAAAACCCACCACTTTTACTTTTATTACATGGGGTGGGTAGTAACGAAGAAGATTTGTTTTCGTTATCCAATTACCTTCCTGAATCCTTACTTGTTGTTTCTGTAAGAGGTCCTTTGATTTTAGGAACAGGGAGTTACGGATGGTATGAAGTATTATTTACGACAGGCCAACCTAAGATTAATTTAGAACAAGAAGCCGAAAGTAGAAAACTCTTACTTCAGTTTTTGGAATATCTAAAAACAAATTATCAATTTGATGAATCCAATGTTTGGATTGGTGGCTTTAGTCAAGGTGCTATCATGTCTTATTCGATTGGTTTATTACATCCAGAGAAAGTAAAAGGGATCATTGCACTGAGCGGAAGACTCTTAGAAGAAAACAAAATACAAGTGAAAGTCTCCGAAAAAGTTCTGGGTAAAAAAATATTTATATCTCACGGCACAAATGACCGAGTCTTGTCTGTTGAGTATGCTAGATCTGTGAAAGGATATTTAGAGTCTATCGGACTTCATCCTCGTTACCAGGAATATGAAGAAGGCCATAGCATCAATCGTGAGATGTTAAAAGATCTAATTCAATGGTTGGAAGTGGAATTGGGAAATCATAACTAA
- the purB gene encoding adenylosuccinate lyase, with the protein MIDRYSHPEISAIWELENKFKIWTDIEIYACEARANRGEVPKEDLETIKQKAKFNVDEILEIESKVHHDVIAYLTNLNSYIGPAGRHVHFGLTSSDVGDTALCVQMVQAMDLLIQRTETLLETTKQKAKEYKDLPCIGRSHGIHAEPMTLGLKFALFYAEMTRNLERMKDARSQVAVGKLSGAVGTYSNIDLKIEEYVLTKLGLTVDPIATQVISRDRHAFYMSVLGVVAASLDRMATEIRLLQKTEGREVEEPFAKGQKGSSAMPHKRNPVVCERISGISRVIRSNVNVGLQNVGLWHERDISHSSAERIVLPDSTIALDYILEKMNFVLKGLHVYPDATERTLNVTRGLIFSQKVLLWLIEKGGITREDAYLIVQENAMAVWADQSKNLRDLLKQDPRCSAILKESDLDEIFQIKPYLERIPLIFKRLGIID; encoded by the coding sequence ATGATCGATCGTTACAGCCATCCAGAGATTTCTGCCATCTGGGAATTAGAGAACAAATTTAAAATTTGGACAGATATTGAAATTTATGCCTGCGAAGCCCGTGCCAACCGAGGTGAGGTTCCCAAAGAAGACCTAGAAACCATCAAACAAAAGGCAAAGTTCAATGTAGATGAAATTCTAGAAATAGAATCGAAGGTACACCATGACGTCATCGCCTATTTGACAAACCTAAACTCTTATATAGGACCAGCAGGCCGACATGTTCACTTTGGATTAACTTCTAGTGACGTTGGTGATACAGCACTTTGTGTACAAATGGTCCAAGCGATGGACCTTCTCATCCAAAGAACCGAAACCCTTTTAGAAACGACTAAACAAAAAGCAAAAGAGTACAAAGACCTTCCTTGTATCGGGAGATCTCACGGTATCCATGCAGAACCAATGACACTTGGTCTTAAGTTTGCACTTTTCTATGCAGAGATGACTCGAAACTTAGAGCGAATGAAAGACGCCCGCTCACAAGTTGCTGTAGGCAAACTGTCGGGAGCCGTCGGAACTTATTCCAATATTGATTTAAAAATTGAAGAATATGTTTTAACCAAACTTGGATTAACTGTGGATCCGATTGCGACACAAGTGATTTCTCGCGATCGTCACGCTTTCTATATGTCAGTACTCGGTGTGGTTGCAGCCAGTTTGGATCGAATGGCAACTGAGATCCGTCTCTTACAAAAAACCGAAGGCCGTGAAGTAGAAGAACCATTTGCCAAAGGCCAAAAAGGATCCTCGGCAATGCCTCACAAAAGAAATCCTGTCGTATGCGAACGAATTTCTGGGATTTCACGAGTGATTCGTTCTAATGTAAACGTTGGATTACAAAACGTCGGACTCTGGCATGAGAGAGACATATCTCATTCATCTGCCGAACGAATTGTCCTTCCAGATTCCACAATCGCACTCGATTATATTTTAGAAAAAATGAACTTTGTGTTAAAGGGACTTCATGTATACCCAGATGCCACCGAACGTACATTAAATGTAACGCGTGGACTAATCTTTTCGCAAAAAGTTTTGTTATGGTTAATTGAAAAAGGTGGAATCACTCGTGAAGATGCCTACCTAATCGTTCAGGAAAATGCAATGGCGGTATGGGCGGACCAATCTAAAAATCTTCGTGACCTTTTGAAACAAGATCCAAGATGTTCGGCCATCCTCAAAGAAAGTGACCTGGATGAAATTTTCCAAATCAAACCTTATTTGGAACGAATCCCACTGATCTTCAAACGATTGGGGATTATTGATTAG
- a CDS encoding YdcF family protein encodes MSIKQFKVKLILLTEIFSFYLLISVGYILYNGLTEEKDLKSTFALVLGNKVELNGMPSDRLQARLDRAITLYKENLIQKIIVSGGIGKEGFDEAKVMKKYLISQGLDANLIIEDNFGYTTERSAENLKEILKSNTSETILIISQYYHLPRSNYLVKSAGFDNTKTSYARYIEIRDLYSIFRETIAFPYVMIVNAFFKH; translated from the coding sequence ATGTCGATAAAACAATTCAAAGTCAAACTTATCCTATTAACGGAGATATTCTCTTTCTATTTATTAATTTCTGTTGGTTATATCCTTTATAATGGGCTAACAGAAGAAAAAGACTTAAAATCAACTTTTGCTCTTGTACTTGGTAATAAAGTAGAACTAAATGGAATGCCCTCGGATCGCTTGCAAGCCAGATTAGATCGGGCCATTACTCTTTATAAAGAAAATTTAATTCAAAAAATAATAGTCTCTGGAGGGATTGGAAAAGAAGGGTTTGATGAAGCAAAAGTAATGAAAAAATATTTAATCTCTCAAGGCTTAGATGCAAATCTTATCATTGAAGATAATTTTGGATACACTACGGAAAGATCAGCGGAAAATTTAAAAGAAATCTTGAAATCTAATACATCGGAAACGATTCTTATCATTTCGCAGTATTATCATCTTCCTAGATCAAATTATCTTGTAAAAAGTGCAGGATTCGATAATACCAAAACATCATATGCTAGATACATAGAAATACGTGACCTATATTCTATTTTCAGAGAAACAATAGCTTTTCCTTATGTAATGATTGTTAACGCCTTTTTTAAGCATTAA
- a CDS encoding DegT/DnrJ/EryC1/StrS family aminotransferase, giving the protein MLTSRKTFLPFALPSISEDAIEEVAQVLRSGWVTSGPKVKQFEMEFGDFVGSKETIAVNSATAGLHLALEAIGLTSEDAAITSSITFTATAEVICYFGAEPILTDVDPINNLMTPNSLRETIESKCKWNGKELKSKKTGKRIKAIMPVHLAGYTCDMEGLLSIAKEYNLYVIEDAAHAFPAVHKEKMIGTWGDFTVFSFYATKGITTGEGGMVTTSHKEAAERIRKMRLHGINRDAFNRPGWYYEVVDAGYKYNMTDIAAALGVVQLKESHGFWERRTEIAKHYNEEFSFLKGIKLPKEDSNGIHSWHLYRIEIDPKIAKVGRDTLVEELKERNIGTSLHFIPIFEHPYYKKTFQYNRKEYPNACQMYDKSVSLPLFAGMTKSDEKDVIDAVKDILG; this is encoded by the coding sequence ATGCTCACTTCTCGCAAAACCTTCCTACCGTTTGCTCTGCCTTCGATTTCCGAGGACGCCATTGAAGAAGTCGCCCAGGTGTTACGATCGGGTTGGGTTACCTCTGGGCCGAAAGTCAAACAATTCGAGATGGAATTTGGTGACTTTGTCGGCAGTAAAGAAACCATCGCCGTCAATTCAGCCACTGCTGGCTTACATTTAGCATTAGAAGCAATCGGTCTTACTTCAGAAGACGCCGCAATTACAAGTTCTATCACCTTCACGGCTACTGCAGAAGTTATTTGTTATTTCGGAGCAGAACCCATCCTAACTGATGTTGATCCCATCAACAATCTAATGACTCCAAATAGTTTACGAGAAACAATAGAATCCAAATGCAAATGGAACGGAAAAGAACTTAAAAGTAAAAAAACAGGAAAACGCATCAAGGCGATCATGCCTGTTCACTTAGCCGGATATACCTGTGATATGGAAGGACTCCTCTCCATTGCAAAAGAATACAATTTATACGTAATTGAAGATGCAGCTCATGCCTTCCCAGCAGTTCACAAGGAGAAGATGATTGGAACTTGGGGAGATTTTACTGTCTTTAGTTTTTATGCCACCAAAGGAATCACAACAGGAGAAGGGGGAATGGTCACTACTTCTCATAAAGAAGCAGCAGAACGAATTCGAAAGATGCGACTTCATGGAATTAACCGTGATGCGTTTAACAGACCAGGTTGGTATTATGAAGTGGTTGATGCTGGTTATAAATACAATATGACTGATATCGCTGCCGCTCTCGGTGTGGTGCAATTAAAAGAATCACATGGATTTTGGGAACGTCGAACCGAAATTGCAAAACATTATAATGAAGAATTTAGTTTCTTAAAAGGAATCAAACTTCCTAAAGAAGATTCAAACGGAATTCATAGTTGGCATCTCTACCGTATTGAAATAGATCCAAAAATTGCAAAAGTAGGTCGTGATACATTAGTTGAAGAGTTAAAGGAAAGAAATATTGGGACAAGCCTTCACTTCATTCCCATCTTTGAACATCCTTATTATAAAAAAACTTTTCAATACAATCGTAAAGAATATCCAAATGCTTGTCAGATGTATGATAAATCGGTTTCACTGCCACTATTTGCCGGAATGACAAAATCCGATGAAAAAGATGTGATTGATGCAGTAAAAGATATTTTAGGATAA
- the add gene encoding adenosine deaminase, which translates to MEVPFSEILNRIAVIDRDIAELNRLKSRLPADRPYSPTIQLTFDKQINTLLNERVSLMELPILHPPLWLLSKEGLEPADESSILKERKSLLAGDLSVAHPNEQDVINFIREIPKTEVHLHLEACVNKETLKFLYKKNGIEVTDQEFEDKYNFKDLNGFIQVFFFVQGSVKEASDLGYFIDSLADYLRSNHIVYCEAFFAPSKFIQNGLDFDEMVEVMVSRIRQIEVKDGITIRLLVDVSRSFGPENAMNNLKRVLGLKHKEVIGIGLGGAELMGPAKDYSEVFKVARESGLRCVAHSGEDDGPWAIWDAVNLCKAERIGHGTSAIQDPELVRYMKENKIPIEICVTSNVFTGKYVRKEQNHPVRYYYDQGLMLCINTDDPDIFNVNLTYEFFKLYRFLDFSIDEIIDLVRQGVLCTFHPEKETLWKSMEEKIEQIKLKYNLVSDKQIAAV; encoded by the coding sequence ATGGAAGTTCCCTTTTCAGAGATTTTAAATCGTATTGCTGTCATTGACCGTGACATTGCAGAACTCAATCGTTTGAAGAGTCGCCTGCCAGCTGACAGACCGTACTCGCCCACTATCCAGCTTACATTCGATAAACAAATCAATACTTTGTTAAACGAGCGAGTTTCTTTAATGGAACTCCCAATCCTCCATCCTCCCCTTTGGTTGCTTTCCAAAGAGGGATTGGAACCTGCTGATGAATCATCTATTTTAAAAGAGCGAAAGTCTTTACTTGCAGGAGATTTGTCGGTTGCTCATCCGAATGAACAAGATGTCATCAACTTCATTCGAGAAATTCCGAAAACAGAAGTTCATTTACATTTAGAAGCTTGTGTGAATAAGGAAACTTTAAAGTTTCTTTATAAGAAAAATGGAATAGAAGTTACAGACCAAGAATTCGAAGATAAATATAATTTCAAAGATTTGAATGGTTTTATTCAGGTATTCTTCTTTGTACAGGGATCGGTAAAAGAAGCATCCGATCTTGGTTATTTTATCGATAGTTTAGCAGATTACTTACGTTCTAATCATATCGTTTATTGTGAGGCGTTCTTTGCTCCTTCTAAGTTCATTCAAAACGGGTTAGATTTTGATGAAATGGTCGAAGTGATGGTAAGTCGCATTCGTCAAATCGAAGTCAAAGATGGAATCACCATCCGATTGTTAGTTGATGTATCTCGATCCTTTGGTCCAGAAAATGCTATGAACAATCTCAAACGAGTATTGGGATTAAAACATAAAGAAGTCATTGGAATTGGACTTGGTGGTGCGGAACTTATGGGTCCTGCTAAGGACTATTCTGAGGTATTCAAAGTAGCTCGCGAATCAGGTTTGCGATGTGTGGCTCACTCCGGCGAAGATGATGGGCCTTGGGCTATCTGGGATGCAGTCAATCTTTGTAAGGCGGAAAGGATTGGACACGGAACTTCTGCGATCCAAGATCCAGAACTTGTTCGTTATATGAAAGAAAACAAAATTCCAATTGAGATTTGTGTGACTTCAAACGTCTTTACTGGAAAATACGTTCGCAAAGAACAAAACCATCCGGTTCGTTATTATTACGACCAAGGTTTGATGTTGTGTATCAATACAGATGATCCTGATATCTTTAATGTAAACCTTACGTATGAATTTTTCAAACTCTATCGTTTCTTAGATTTTTCTATCGATGAAATCATTGATTTGGTGAGACAAGGTGTACTTTGTACTTTCCATCCAGAAAAAGAAACACTTTGGAAGTCAATGGAAGAGAAAATAGAACAGATTAAATTGAAATACAATTTAGTTTCAGATAAACAAATTGCTGCAGTTTGA
- a CDS encoding M23 family metallopeptidase, protein MLRSFVLVLIACFFPLSAISISDFPPGFTLKNPYLWPVKGYDSITGTFGEFRTGHFHMGQDFSTGGKIGVPILAVAKGKVTRVQRRWTSIGYALFLQHDDGMTSRYGHLHKFSQKIIKQILKSKQAKRYKDRTDFDIALPEAVEVEAGETIAFSGDTGVGPPHLHFELFKDNVYYNPVHYGLGYNVAEPIVFNALRITPQTPRTFINGRNETVEIPFYEASGNRFELSESPTLFIQGKVGIQIAIHQKSNSNRLGIFTLDMLIGENVLQGFQLSKILKEHTRKNVLLYDSSVSKPNGNPFSYYLHTRDGNDLLGMRSNGREQGLLDSEQMRMGEPKEITIRATGMGGQMSFASFYILKDQGDYSHIVTKEWKYNVYYDRYTTFKSKDTKVELFFPVNAVYSKAFFEIEAQEQIQINTKGLNQLSSVYKIGPDFKDFNLGYDLYVKVPKTKDINSADLYEVLADGNVKKINGSSFSSWGQFFKVRLRKTGMFVVLSDQTPPNIYLHELMNKTVYPREDFALYLKAVDVGSGIMPDGFDITVDGIPGKAEFFPKDGRLEIFEPEILYEPGKHTVLASVRDFAGNWSSTVRYDYEIQTPPVPEEKKKPTTDPLLIETSKEKKSTKESKPKQSSPKVQKVAKPITVAPKAKDKKSTSR, encoded by the coding sequence ATGTTGCGTTCTTTCGTATTAGTACTCATAGCTTGTTTTTTCCCTCTCTCTGCAATATCTATCTCTGATTTCCCACCTGGGTTTACATTAAAAAATCCTTATCTCTGGCCAGTCAAAGGATATGATTCCATAACCGGCACCTTTGGCGAATTTAGAACGGGCCATTTTCATATGGGGCAAGACTTTTCTACAGGCGGAAAAATTGGAGTTCCTATCTTAGCTGTGGCAAAAGGTAAAGTCACTCGGGTCCAAAGGCGATGGACTAGCATTGGTTATGCTCTATTTTTACAACATGACGATGGAATGACTTCTCGTTACGGGCATTTACACAAATTTTCTCAGAAGATTATAAAACAGATTTTAAAATCAAAACAAGCAAAACGCTATAAAGACAGAACTGATTTTGATATTGCCCTTCCAGAAGCAGTGGAAGTTGAAGCAGGAGAAACCATTGCATTTTCTGGTGATACGGGAGTTGGTCCACCACACCTTCACTTTGAACTTTTTAAAGACAATGTCTATTATAATCCTGTGCACTATGGTCTGGGATATAATGTGGCGGAACCAATCGTCTTCAATGCTCTACGGATTACACCACAAACTCCTCGAACTTTCATCAATGGCCGAAATGAAACTGTAGAAATTCCTTTTTATGAGGCCAGTGGCAATAGATTCGAATTATCAGAGTCACCTACACTTTTCATCCAAGGGAAAGTTGGGATTCAAATAGCAATCCATCAAAAATCAAATAGCAATCGTCTTGGAATTTTTACCTTAGATATGTTAATTGGTGAAAACGTTTTACAGGGATTTCAATTATCAAAAATATTAAAAGAACATACAAGAAAGAATGTATTGTTATATGATAGCTCAGTAAGTAAACCTAATGGAAATCCATTTTCATATTATTTACATACAAGAGACGGAAACGACCTGCTTGGAATGCGAAGCAATGGAAGAGAACAGGGTCTCCTTGATAGCGAACAAATGCGAATGGGAGAACCAAAGGAGATTACAATTCGGGCAACTGGCATGGGAGGCCAGATGTCTTTTGCTTCTTTTTATATTCTAAAAGACCAGGGTGATTATAGTCATATTGTCACTAAAGAATGGAAATACAATGTATACTACGATCGTTATACAACTTTCAAATCAAAAGATACAAAAGTAGAATTGTTTTTTCCCGTGAATGCAGTATACTCAAAAGCATTTTTCGAAATTGAAGCGCAGGAACAAATTCAAATCAACACAAAAGGTCTGAATCAACTATCGAGTGTATATAAAATTGGTCCTGATTTTAAAGATTTTAATTTAGGTTATGATCTTTACGTAAAGGTTCCTAAAACAAAAGACATCAACTCAGCAGACTTATATGAAGTATTGGCTGATGGAAATGTAAAAAAAATTAACGGTTCTTCTTTTAGTTCTTGGGGTCAGTTTTTTAAAGTAAGATTACGCAAAACAGGAATGTTCGTTGTTCTTTCAGACCAAACTCCACCAAATATTTATTTGCATGAGTTGATGAATAAAACTGTTTACCCAAGGGAAGATTTTGCTTTGTATCTAAAAGCTGTGGATGTTGGATCGGGAATTATGCCAGATGGATTTGACATCACAGTGGATGGAATTCCCGGCAAAGCTGAGTTTTTTCCGAAAGACGGCCGATTGGAAATCTTTGAACCAGAGATTTTATACGAACCAGGAAAACATACGGTGCTTGCAAGTGTTAGAGACTTTGCTGGGAACTGGAGTTCTACAGTGCGGTATGATTATGAGATTCAAACGCCACCAGTTCCAGAAGAAAAGAAAAAACCAACCACAGATCCACTTTTGATTGAAACTTCAAAAGAGAAAAAATCTACAAAAGAGTCAAAACCAAAACAATCTTCGCCTAAGGTGCAAAAGGTGGCAAAACCAATCACGGTCGCACCTAAGGCAAAGGATAAAAAGTCTACATCCCGATAG
- a CDS encoding site-2 protease family protein: MESKKTIHILLFILTFFTLTFSDIFLNPQVPQTLENYKLMFLSNWPYSASLLLILFAHEMGHYLPARFYGVKATWPFFIPLPIGPIGTMGAVIQIKQQIPDKKVLFDIGIGGPTASLVLSMVAWLVGISLSNVIEIPPDFDRSGFLFFGDSLFTYFTTQWILGPIDLSSMDIQAHPLAKAGWVGLLITAVNLLPFGQLDGGHVIYSMFGEGYRKWIHRLFVLFLIFSLIHFTWLLWGFIIYFVVKVEHPFIRDSVSGIGKIRFYFGVTMLVTFLIIFVPKPIILGSEFNDSSLLNDIFRLMTHYIGLEL, from the coding sequence TTGGAATCAAAAAAAACAATACACATTCTTCTATTTATCTTAACTTTTTTTACGTTAACATTCTCAGATATATTTCTTAATCCCCAGGTACCACAAACATTAGAGAATTATAAATTAATGTTTTTAAGTAACTGGCCTTATTCAGCATCGCTCTTGTTGATTTTATTTGCTCATGAAATGGGGCATTATCTTCCAGCAAGATTTTATGGAGTGAAAGCTACTTGGCCTTTTTTTATACCGTTGCCAATTGGACCAATTGGTACCATGGGTGCCGTTATCCAAATCAAACAACAGATTCCTGACAAAAAAGTTTTATTTGATATCGGAATCGGAGGGCCAACTGCGAGTTTGGTTCTTTCGATGGTTGCTTGGTTAGTTGGTATCAGTCTTTCAAATGTAATCGAAATTCCCCCTGATTTCGATCGTTCCGGGTTCTTATTTTTTGGAGATAGTTTGTTCACTTATTTTACAACACAATGGATTCTTGGCCCAATTGATCTTTCGAGTATGGATATCCAAGCACACCCTCTCGCAAAAGCGGGCTGGGTAGGACTTTTGATCACCGCTGTAAATCTTTTGCCTTTTGGCCAATTAGATGGAGGACACGTCATATACTCTATGTTTGGTGAAGGATATCGAAAATGGATTCATCGTTTATTTGTACTTTTTCTTATTTTTTCCTTAATCCATTTTACTTGGTTACTTTGGGGTTTTATTATTTATTTTGTTGTTAAGGTGGAACACCCTTTCATCCGGGATTCTGTTTCAGGGATTGGAAAAATTCGATTCTATTTTGGAGTTACAATGTTAGTAACATTCCTAATTATTTTTGTTCCAAAACCAATTATATTAGGATCGGAGTTTAACGATTCTTCATTACTCAACGATATTTTTCGTCTGATGACTCATTACATTGGATTGGAATTATGA
- a CDS encoding glucose 1-dehydrogenase: MSKEFEGKVALVTGAASPIGLGRAIANRIASHGASLVLVDLNQEKIEEAAREVEAKFGVKAIGVACNVTKPEDCDAAISKTKEAFGKLDFLVNNAGVLKDNLLIRMSEQEYDFVMDVNCKGVFLMTKSASKLILKSDSGRIVNISSVSGLTGQPGQANYSTSKAGVIALTKVSAREFSGRNVLVNAVCPGYVQTEMTGTLSKEVQEKLTDPAVIPLKRPGKQEEIASAVKFFLSNDASYITGTYLRVDGGAAIGM; the protein is encoded by the coding sequence ATGTCCAAAGAATTCGAAGGAAAAGTAGCACTGGTAACGGGAGCTGCCTCTCCCATTGGTTTGGGAAGAGCAATCGCAAATCGAATCGCATCGCATGGTGCAAGTTTGGTGCTTGTTGATTTGAATCAGGAAAAAATTGAAGAAGCTGCAAGAGAAGTAGAAGCTAAATTTGGTGTGAAAGCAATTGGAGTTGCTTGTAACGTAACAAAACCAGAAGATTGTGATGCCGCCATCAGCAAAACAAAAGAAGCTTTTGGAAAATTAGATTTTCTTGTAAACAACGCTGGAGTTTTAAAAGACAATCTGCTAATTCGTATGTCTGAACAAGAATATGACTTTGTAATGGATGTTAACTGTAAGGGTGTTTTTCTGATGACTAAGTCAGCTAGTAAACTCATCCTCAAGTCTGATTCTGGAAGAATTGTCAATATTTCTTCTGTTTCTGGATTAACTGGCCAACCTGGCCAAGCAAACTACTCCACTTCAAAAGCGGGTGTGATTGCACTTACAAAAGTATCTGCACGTGAATTCTCTGGAAGGAACGTACTTGTAAATGCTGTATGCCCAGGTTATGTGCAAACTGAAATGACTGGAACTCTTTCCAAAGAAGTTCAAGAAAAGTTAACAGATCCAGCTGTGATCCCTCTTAAACGTCCTGGAAAACAGGAAGAGATCGCATCTGCTGTGAAGTTTTTCTTAAGTAATGATGCATCTTACATCACTGGAACATACCTCCGAGTTGACGGTGGTGCTGCTATCGGGATGTAG
- the ygiD gene encoding 4,5-DOPA dioxygenase extradiol has product MNSAETKENSTFLENSPTLPSLFLGHGSPMNAIEENEFVEGMRALGKTIPKPKAILCISAHWVTDGTFVTAMEIPPTIHDFGGFPKTLFDVQYPAPGSPELAKLIQSTVKSQNVQLDYEWGLDHGAWSVIKHIYPKADVPVVQLSMDYKISPEAHFQLAKELSSLRNQGVLILASGNIVHNLRMVAWERLNEVYGFDWALDVNEKVKHWILAGDNDSLIQIRNHGKEFEWAIPTAEHYLPLLYTLGTKLDSDSISFFNDKPVAGALTMTSVKLESKQ; this is encoded by the coding sequence ATGAACTCAGCAGAAACTAAAGAGAATTCGACCTTTTTAGAAAACTCCCCAACTTTGCCTTCCTTGTTTTTGGGGCATGGCAGTCCTATGAATGCGATCGAGGAAAATGAATTCGTGGAAGGAATGCGTGCTCTTGGTAAAACCATCCCAAAACCAAAAGCAATTCTTTGTATTTCCGCACATTGGGTGACGGACGGAACTTTTGTAACGGCTATGGAAATTCCTCCCACCATACATGACTTTGGTGGATTCCCAAAAACATTATTTGATGTCCAATACCCTGCTCCCGGCAGTCCTGAACTTGCAAAACTAATTCAGTCTACTGTTAAATCTCAAAATGTTCAATTGGATTATGAATGGGGATTGGATCACGGAGCTTGGAGTGTCATCAAACATATTTACCCAAAAGCTGACGTTCCCGTTGTGCAATTAAGTATGGATTATAAAATTTCGCCGGAAGCCCATTTCCAATTGGCTAAAGAATTATCTTCCCTTCGAAACCAAGGTGTACTCATTCTTGCCAGTGGTAATATAGTACATAACTTGCGTATGGTGGCCTGGGAAAGATTGAACGAAGTATATGGATTTGATTGGGCCCTTGATGTGAATGAAAAGGTCAAACATTGGATTTTGGCTGGAGACAACGATTCATTAATTCAAATTCGAAATCATGGAAAAGAATTCGAATGGGCCATTCCGACTGCAGAACATTATTTACCTCTACTTTATACTTTAGGGACAAAATTGGATTCAGATTCTATTTCCTTTTTTAACGATAAACCAGTGGCAGGTGCTTTAACAATGACTTCTGTAAAATTGGAATCAAAACAATAG
- a CDS encoding VOC family protein: protein MAAPKKKKTSGTKTKSNSKKLDYHANPTHSITPFLMFNANIEEVAKFYASVFKKSKIITANPMQGEFILNGQKFTAYNGGPEFKFTWGVSFMISVETQREVDYYWNALLANGGKESMCGWLQDQFGMYWQVTPKILLQLISHKDPIKAERATQAMLKMRKIDIATLKEAVS from the coding sequence ATGGCCGCACCAAAGAAGAAGAAAACAAGTGGAACCAAAACAAAATCCAATTCGAAAAAGTTAGATTATCACGCCAATCCAACGCATAGCATTACACCCTTTCTTATGTTTAATGCAAACATTGAAGAGGTGGCAAAGTTCTATGCATCGGTATTTAAAAAATCCAAAATCATCACTGCCAATCCAATGCAAGGGGAGTTCATTTTAAACGGACAAAAATTTACAGCTTATAATGGTGGGCCTGAATTTAAATTCACTTGGGGCGTTTCTTTTATGATCAGTGTCGAAACTCAGAGAGAAGTTGATTATTATTGGAACGCTCTTTTGGCGAATGGCGGAAAAGAAAGTATGTGTGGTTGGCTCCAAGATCAATTTGGCATGTATTGGCAAGTAACCCCCAAAATACTTTTACAACTAATATCTCACAAAGATCCGATCAAAGCAGAACGAGCAACACAGGCTATGTTAAAGATGAGAAAAATCGACATTGCGACATTAAAAGAAGCGGTTAGTTGA